One genomic region from Jilunia laotingensis encodes:
- a CDS encoding C1 family peptidase has translation MNKRLLSLFVLAASFISMQAQQDKGGISDEMLKQIKQSYQGTPSDKALRNAIGNNDIRKLALNQENQTGMDTHFSIRVDSKGITDQKSSGRCWLFTGLNVMRAKAIAKYGLGEFEFSQVYPFFYDQLEKANLFLQGVIDTREKPMDDKMVEWLFRNPLSDGGTFTGVADIVGKYGLVPKDIMPETNSSDNTARMANLISLKLREFGLKLREQALAGAKPAALEKSKIEMLGTIYRMLVLNLGVPPTEFTWTRYDEKGEPVETAQYTPMTFLEKYGDVNLISNYVMLMNDPSREYYKCYEIDFDRHRYDGHNWLYVNLPVEEIKEMAIASLKDSTMMYFSCDVGKFLNSERGLLDVNNYDYESLMGTTFGMDKKQRVQSFSSGSSHAMTLMAVDIAKDGKPVKWMVENSWGAGAGYKGHLIMTDRWFDEYMFRLVVEKKFATAKVLDILKQKPIRLPAWDPMFAPEE, from the coding sequence ATGAATAAACGACTTTTGTCACTATTTGTTCTTGCCGCTTCATTCATTTCCATGCAGGCTCAGCAAGATAAGGGTGGAATCAGCGATGAAATGCTGAAACAGATCAAACAGAGTTATCAAGGTACTCCGTCGGACAAGGCATTGCGTAATGCTATCGGCAACAACGACATCCGTAAGCTGGCGTTGAATCAGGAGAATCAAACAGGAATGGATACTCATTTCTCTATCAGAGTCGATTCCAAAGGGATCACAGACCAGAAATCTTCAGGACGGTGTTGGCTTTTTACCGGACTGAACGTGATGCGTGCCAAGGCAATAGCGAAGTATGGATTGGGAGAGTTTGAGTTTTCTCAAGTTTATCCTTTCTTTTACGACCAGTTGGAGAAAGCAAATTTGTTTCTTCAGGGAGTAATCGATACGCGCGAGAAGCCGATGGATGATAAAATGGTGGAATGGCTGTTCCGCAATCCGTTGAGTGACGGTGGTACGTTTACCGGTGTTGCCGATATTGTAGGAAAATATGGCTTGGTTCCCAAAGATATAATGCCGGAAACCAACAGCAGCGATAATACGGCACGAATGGCCAATCTTATCTCATTGAAATTGCGCGAATTTGGTCTGAAACTGCGTGAACAGGCTCTCGCGGGTGCTAAACCTGCGGCACTTGAAAAAAGTAAGATAGAAATGCTGGGTACTATTTATCGTATGTTGGTATTGAACTTGGGAGTGCCTCCCACTGAATTTACTTGGACCCGTTATGACGAGAAGGGAGAACCGGTAGAAACAGCGCAGTATACCCCGATGACTTTCTTGGAAAAATACGGTGATGTCAATTTAATTTCCAACTATGTGATGTTGATGAATGATCCGAGTCGCGAATATTATAAATGTTATGAAATCGATTTTGATCGCCATCGTTACGATGGACACAATTGGCTGTATGTGAATCTGCCGGTAGAAGAGATCAAGGAAATGGCCATCGCTTCATTGAAAGATAGTACAATGATGTATTTCTCCTGCGATGTAGGAAAATTCCTTAATTCGGAAAGAGGATTGCTTGATGTCAATAACTATGACTATGAATCTTTGATGGGGACAACGTTCGGAATGGATAAAAAACAACGAGTCCAATCTTTTTCAAGTGGTTCCAGCCATGCTATGACGCTGATGGCTGTAGATATTGCCAAAGACGGGAAACCTGTAAAATGGATGGTTGAAAATAGTTGGGGCGCAGGTGCCGGCTACAAAGGACATCTCATTATGACCGATCGATGGTTTGACGAGTACATGTTCCGTCTGGTTGTGGAAAAGAAGTTTGCAACCGCAAAAGTCTTGGATATATTAAAACAGAAACCTATCAGGCTTCCTGCATGGGATCCGATGTTTGCCCCGGAAGAGTAA
- a CDS encoding outer membrane protein assembly factor, whose translation MKRYILGICLILLPALGLFAQEEGITFVKDGKLKVNTVFNPDSLNQDSTPKLSKRELRQQRVAKRNLHYNILGGPSYTPDFGVLIGGSALMTFRMNPSDTTQQRSVVPMAIAFMFNGGLNLFSKPQLFFKGDRFRIFGQFSYKNTQENFYGVGYTTNKDYIRSDTTSQYRYSGVQVNPWFLFRLGESNFFAGPQVDINYDKMHKPAKYLVSQPSYIDAGGTAEGYSNFSAGLGFLLTYDTRDVPANAYKGIYLDFRGVMYEKFFGSDNEFYRLEIDYRQYKTVGRRKVIAWTAQTKNVFGDVPLNKYALSGTPFDLRGYYMGQYRDKSSHVVMAEYRQMFNTDKANWVKKMISHLGFVAWGGCGFMGPTPTKIEGVLPNFGVGLRIEVQPRMNVRLDIGRNMVNKQNLFYFNMTEAF comes from the coding sequence ATGAAAAGATATATACTGGGCATATGCCTGATACTGCTCCCTGCCTTGGGACTATTCGCTCAAGAAGAGGGTATTACATTTGTGAAAGACGGCAAACTGAAAGTCAACACTGTTTTCAATCCTGACAGCTTGAACCAGGATAGTACTCCCAAATTGTCAAAGCGGGAATTACGCCAGCAACGGGTTGCCAAACGAAACCTTCACTACAACATATTAGGAGGCCCCAGTTATACTCCCGACTTTGGTGTCCTCATCGGGGGTAGTGCGCTCATGACATTCCGTATGAACCCCAGTGATACAACCCAACAACGTTCGGTTGTCCCTATGGCCATTGCATTTATGTTCAACGGAGGACTGAATCTGTTTTCAAAGCCACAACTATTCTTCAAAGGCGACCGTTTCCGTATTTTCGGCCAGTTCAGTTATAAAAACACCCAAGAGAATTTCTACGGTGTCGGCTATACCACAAATAAAGATTACATCCGAAGCGATACCACCAGCCAATACAGGTATAGCGGTGTGCAAGTAAACCCGTGGTTCCTCTTCCGCTTAGGCGAAAGCAACTTCTTTGCCGGTCCCCAAGTAGACATCAACTACGACAAAATGCACAAACCTGCCAAATATCTGGTGAGTCAGCCCTCTTACATCGATGCCGGAGGAACGGCTGAAGGATATAGTAATTTCAGTGCCGGCCTTGGATTTTTGTTAACTTATGACACCCGGGATGTTCCGGCCAATGCATATAAAGGGATCTACCTTGACTTCCGGGGGGTAATGTATGAAAAGTTCTTCGGCAGTGATAACGAATTTTATCGTCTTGAAATAGACTATCGCCAATATAAGACAGTAGGCCGCCGCAAAGTAATCGCTTGGACGGCTCAGACAAAAAACGTCTTTGGAGATGTGCCATTAAACAAGTATGCGCTCAGCGGTACTCCCTTCGACCTGCGCGGCTACTACATGGGGCAATACCGTGATAAATCATCTCATGTCGTCATGGCCGAATATCGTCAAATGTTTAATACCGACAAAGCCAACTGGGTGAAGAAAATGATCAGTCATTTGGGCTTCGTCGCTTGGGGCGGATGTGGCTTTATGGGTCCCACCCCTACCAAGATAGAAGGCGTACTTCCCAATTTTGGCGTAGGACTCCGTATCGAAGTCCAACCACGCATGAATGTGCGACTCGATATCGGTCGGAATATGGTAAACAAACAGAATTTATTCTATTTCAACATGACAGAAGCATTTTAA
- a CDS encoding TolC family protein: MLSLTGHAQDISNYSKLSQTDYTNITLPPLDLLFENAKNGPVYELADVKTEIERKLLAKEKRAFLGFFSLRGSYQYGMFGNESTYTDVALAPYLTYTTQAQNGYTVGAGVNIPLDGLLDLKSRIKRQKLNVQSAELEREVKFEEIKREIIELYTTATSQLSVLKLRAEALELASLQYEIAEKNFTNSVIDSGELSVEKQRQSVAMEAFEKSKFELTRSLMILEVITRTPILKK; the protein is encoded by the coding sequence ATGTTATCACTCACAGGACATGCCCAAGATATCAGCAATTATTCAAAGCTATCGCAGACAGATTATACCAATATCACTCTTCCCCCACTCGATCTACTTTTTGAAAATGCCAAGAATGGTCCCGTTTACGAACTTGCGGACGTCAAAACAGAAATCGAACGAAAGTTACTTGCCAAAGAGAAACGCGCTTTCCTCGGCTTTTTTAGCTTGAGAGGAAGTTATCAATACGGAATGTTTGGTAACGAATCGACCTACACCGATGTAGCCCTTGCTCCCTATTTAACGTATACTACCCAAGCACAAAACGGCTATACCGTGGGTGCGGGTGTCAACATCCCCCTCGACGGACTTCTCGACCTGAAATCGCGTATAAAACGCCAAAAACTAAATGTACAAAGTGCGGAGTTGGAAAGAGAAGTCAAATTTGAAGAAATAAAACGAGAAATCATTGAATTGTATACCACCGCCACCTCGCAACTGAGTGTTCTTAAGCTACGTGCCGAAGCGCTCGAACTCGCCAGCCTGCAATACGAAATAGCAGAGAAGAACTTCACGAACAGCGTAATCGATTCCGGTGAGTTGTCCGTGGAGAAACAACGTCAATCAGTGGCTATGGAAGCATTCGAAAAGAGCAAGTTCGAACTTACACGAAGCCTGATGATACTTGAAGTCATCACACGGACTCCCATACTCAAGAAGTAA
- a CDS encoding GumC family protein, giving the protein MDYILYMFRSLYRVRWWVILGTVLVTTLIYFKTKNMRGTYDVQTTLYTGVVSGYSIEDNNTGINYALAQNAIDNLINIIQAESTLKRVSIRLFSRVLVEGSPTKDQNQITSACYNYTYNHMKNSPHGKELIALIDKNSVDKTMENFMKYEKPDINNYIYGLFYFQHPYYSLEALRKVKVNRLGNSDLLKVGYASSDPGIAYNTIEILMKEFVHEYRILRYGETDKVIEFFKSQLDSIGRQLADEEDNLTQYNVENRIINYYDETKEIAAINKEFELREQDVKLAYNSSKAMLEELERQMDSNTKQAITNLSLIEKLKQASDLTGKISEMETVSDNTTESARKLKEYKDSLRQIRKDMSEISSQYVGSKYSQSGLARTNIVEQWLDQTLLYEKAKAEMEIVQQSRNNLNQKYEFYAPVGTTIKRKERSISFSEHSYLTTLQSYNEALMRKKSLEMTSASLKVLNPPAYPITTSPTNRTKIRVIACIGSFLLIFGFFVMVELIDRTLRDSVRTRKLTGCPIIGTFPGKMHLNPYTKTFDNHSIRSLSSSILRFFTHREPGKPYILNLLSIEDGSGRTDIAEQLEKYWQSIGLKIRHISDGVDFHSDSSRYLMAKNITDLYTPGNEDILIVEYPQLDRANIPTPLLLEAQLNVLVVSANYGWKTMDKINLHRLEEQLGATPYICLNHAPKYDLENFTGMLPPYTPWHRFTYRLSQLALTESFVHWTLHWRNKSPKTATRKPTIINDDDE; this is encoded by the coding sequence ATGGACTATATATTATACATGTTTCGATCACTATACCGCGTACGCTGGTGGGTAATTTTGGGTACCGTACTTGTAACGACCTTGATTTATTTCAAAACCAAAAACATGCGCGGCACATACGATGTCCAAACAACCCTTTACACAGGTGTCGTTTCCGGTTATAGTATCGAAGACAATAATACCGGCATAAATTATGCGCTCGCCCAAAATGCCATCGACAATCTGATAAACATCATACAGGCCGAAAGCACACTCAAACGAGTTTCAATCCGCCTATTCTCACGTGTCCTGGTCGAAGGAAGTCCCACAAAAGATCAAAATCAGATTACTTCCGCCTGCTATAACTACACCTACAATCACATGAAAAACAGTCCTCATGGGAAAGAACTTATAGCCCTGATCGACAAAAACAGTGTGGATAAAACAATGGAAAATTTCATGAAATATGAAAAGCCCGACATCAATAACTACATCTACGGTCTCTTTTATTTCCAACACCCCTATTATAGCCTCGAAGCATTAAGAAAAGTCAAAGTAAACCGTTTGGGAAACAGTGACCTGCTCAAAGTCGGCTATGCTTCTTCAGACCCGGGCATCGCATATAATACCATCGAAATACTGATGAAAGAGTTTGTACATGAATACCGAATCTTGCGATATGGAGAGACGGACAAAGTCATTGAATTCTTCAAATCGCAACTGGATAGTATCGGCAGACAACTCGCTGACGAAGAAGACAACCTGACCCAATATAATGTTGAAAACAGGATCATCAATTACTATGATGAAACCAAAGAAATCGCTGCCATCAATAAGGAGTTTGAATTGAGGGAACAAGACGTGAAACTGGCTTACAACAGTTCTAAAGCGATGTTGGAAGAGCTTGAACGACAAATGGACAGTAACACGAAACAAGCCATTACCAACCTGAGCCTGATAGAAAAGCTCAAACAGGCATCCGATCTAACCGGTAAAATCTCAGAGATGGAAACCGTATCCGACAATACGACCGAATCCGCACGAAAATTAAAAGAATATAAAGATAGTCTCAGGCAAATCCGAAAAGACATGTCGGAAATATCCAGCCAATATGTAGGGAGTAAATATAGCCAAAGTGGCCTTGCGCGTACCAATATCGTGGAGCAATGGCTCGATCAGACCTTATTGTACGAGAAAGCCAAAGCGGAAATGGAGATCGTGCAACAGAGCCGCAATAACTTGAACCAGAAGTACGAGTTTTACGCACCTGTAGGGACTACCATCAAGAGAAAGGAGCGGAGTATCAGCTTCTCCGAGCATAGCTATCTTACCACTCTCCAAAGCTATAACGAAGCACTGATGCGTAAGAAGAGCCTTGAAATGACCTCCGCATCATTAAAGGTACTCAACCCGCCTGCTTATCCTATCACGACGAGTCCTACTAACCGTACGAAGATCCGGGTAATCGCATGCATAGGGAGTTTTCTACTGATATTCGGTTTCTTTGTGATGGTAGAACTGATTGACCGTACTCTCAGAGACAGTGTACGCACCCGGAAGCTCACAGGGTGTCCGATCATCGGGACTTTCCCGGGGAAAATGCATCTCAACCCTTATACCAAAACCTTTGACAATCATTCCATCCGTTCACTGAGTAGCTCTATCCTACGCTTTTTTACGCATAGAGAACCGGGCAAACCTTACATCCTCAACTTACTTAGCATAGAAGACGGAAGCGGAAGAACAGATATAGCCGAACAATTGGAAAAATACTGGCAAAGCATCGGACTCAAAATAAGGCACATTTCCGACGGTGTAGATTTTCATTCGGACTCTTCACGTTATCTGATGGCTAAAAACATCACAGATCTCTATACACCAGGAAACGAAGATATACTCATAGTGGAATATCCTCAGTTAGACCGTGCCAACATCCCTACTCCATTGCTATTAGAAGCACAGCTGAACGTATTGGTCGTTTCTGCCAATTACGGTTGGAAGACAATGGACAAGATCAATTTACACAGGCTGGAAGAGCAATTGGGAGCAACTCCCTACATTTGCCTGAACCATGCCCCCAAATATGATTTAGAGAACTTCACAGGCATGCTTCCTCCGTATACTCCGTGGCACCGTTTCACGTATCGCCTCTCTCAATTAGCATTAACGGAAAGTTTTGTACACTGGACCTTGCACTGGAGAAATAAAAGCCCCAAGACCGCTACCAGAAAACCAACAATAATAAATGACGACGACGAATAG
- a CDS encoding O-antigen ligase family protein, which translates to MTTTNSISSQSATLPEKSYSESSFYVLFALQFLIVAAGMFADVKTGVVTLLLMLVMTPIVLIRCSSKGFDLTHARNGMMTLFAVSGVYYLLQIGNPNNVQEAWNVSITHYWFYPFALSLMIPVAIRDRKGIEWLLFIWSVFILIASMKGYWQKNHGFNDRERYFLFVLGGFRTHIIWSGIRYFSFFSDAANYGVHSAMALTTFAISAFFVRQWWMKLYFILISVCAFYGIAISGTRAAVAVPLAGILLYALISRNWKSILISIISLSAVFCFFYFTNIGDSNQYIRKMRSAFRPSKDASYLTRVENRKKMKELMADRPFGYGLGLSKGERFAPKDLMPYPPDSWLVSVWVETGIVGLVIYLLVHGVLFAWCSWILLFKIMSKQLRGLLAAWLCMNAGFFVSAYANDVMQYPNSIVVYTGFALCFAGPYIDKTMQEQTEQRELEKKKKKGNKQFLWA; encoded by the coding sequence ATGACGACGACGAATAGCATATCTTCCCAGAGCGCAACATTACCGGAGAAGAGTTATTCAGAATCCAGTTTTTATGTTTTATTCGCTCTTCAATTCCTGATAGTTGCCGCTGGTATGTTTGCCGATGTCAAAACGGGTGTCGTCACTCTATTGTTGATGTTGGTCATGACACCCATCGTGCTGATACGCTGTTCTTCCAAAGGTTTCGATCTGACACATGCCCGCAACGGCATGATGACTCTTTTTGCCGTATCCGGAGTGTATTACCTTTTACAGATTGGCAATCCCAACAATGTGCAGGAAGCCTGGAATGTGAGTATCACCCATTATTGGTTCTATCCCTTTGCTCTTTCATTGATGATCCCCGTAGCCATACGCGACCGTAAAGGGATAGAATGGTTGCTTTTTATCTGGTCGGTTTTCATACTGATAGCCAGCATGAAAGGTTATTGGCAGAAGAACCATGGATTCAACGACCGTGAACGCTATTTCTTATTTGTATTGGGCGGATTTCGTACCCACATCATCTGGTCGGGCATTCGTTATTTCTCCTTCTTTTCGGACGCGGCAAATTATGGTGTACATTCAGCCATGGCACTCACCACTTTCGCGATCTCGGCATTTTTCGTACGCCAGTGGTGGATGAAGCTATATTTCATCCTGATTTCCGTTTGTGCCTTTTACGGCATCGCCATTTCCGGGACCCGCGCTGCGGTAGCCGTGCCTCTAGCCGGAATACTACTTTACGCACTTATATCCCGCAATTGGAAAAGTATCCTTATCAGTATTATCTCATTATCGGCCGTTTTCTGCTTTTTCTATTTTACCAATATCGGAGACAGCAACCAATACATCCGTAAAATGCGGTCGGCATTCCGTCCTTCCAAAGATGCGTCCTATCTCACCCGCGTGGAAAACAGAAAAAAGATGAAAGAACTCATGGCAGACAGGCCGTTCGGCTATGGCCTGGGATTGTCCAAAGGGGAACGCTTTGCTCCCAAAGACTTGATGCCGTATCCCCCGGACTCTTGGTTGGTCAGCGTGTGGGTAGAAACGGGAATCGTAGGGTTGGTCATCTATCTGCTTGTTCACGGAGTACTGTTTGCCTGGTGTTCCTGGATACTACTCTTCAAGATCATGAGCAAGCAACTACGAGGACTTTTGGCCGCATGGCTATGCATGAATGCAGGATTTTTTGTTTCCGCCTATGCCAACGACGTAATGCAATATCCCAACTCTATCGTCGTTTATACAGGATTCGCCCTCTGCTTTGCAGGCCCTTATATCGACAAAACAATGCAAGAGCAAACCGAACAGAGAGAACTTGAAAAAAAGAAGAAAAAAGGAAATAAACAGTTTCTGTGGGCATGA
- a CDS encoding glycosyltransferase family 2 protein: MNKTPVISFITICYNGFKDTCELIDSLQATIHSVDYEIIVVDNASRQNEAEKIEKRYPSVLTIRSLTNRGFSGGNNLGINIAKGKYLFLINNDTYMEADGLPSLIERLESHPAIGAVSPLIRFAASPQHIQFAGFTPLSGITLRNRSIGYNCTDDKTFHTAHPSPYLHGAAMLVKREVIARIGLMPEIYFLYYEELDWCTAMTHAGYELWYEPSCTVFHKESQSTGQLSTLRTYYLTRNRLLYAWRNLTGIQRMLSIGYQITLAAGKSSFTYLLQRQPKLSAAVWRGVFAFFNLPHKTK; encoded by the coding sequence ATGAACAAAACACCAGTCATATCTTTTATCACTATCTGCTACAACGGATTTAAAGATACTTGTGAATTGATAGACTCTTTGCAAGCAACCATCCACTCGGTAGATTATGAGATTATTGTCGTTGACAATGCTTCGCGGCAAAACGAAGCAGAGAAAATAGAAAAACGTTATCCTTCGGTACTCACCATTCGAAGTTTAACAAATCGAGGCTTCTCCGGAGGCAACAACCTGGGAATCAATATCGCTAAAGGAAAATATCTTTTCCTTATCAATAATGATACATATATGGAAGCAGACGGACTCCCCTCGCTGATCGAACGTCTTGAAAGCCATCCCGCCATCGGTGCAGTTTCTCCTCTGATTCGTTTTGCCGCATCCCCTCAACATATCCAGTTTGCCGGTTTTACGCCACTATCCGGTATTACATTACGCAATAGGTCCATCGGTTACAATTGTACTGATGATAAAACGTTTCATACAGCACATCCCAGTCCGTATCTGCACGGAGCGGCCATGCTTGTAAAACGTGAAGTGATTGCACGCATAGGACTGATGCCTGAGATCTACTTTTTGTATTATGAAGAATTGGACTGGTGTACGGCAATGACGCACGCAGGCTATGAGCTATGGTATGAGCCATCTTGTACGGTATTCCATAAAGAGAGCCAAAGCACTGGCCAGCTCAGCACATTGCGTACTTATTATTTGACCCGCAATCGCCTTTTATATGCATGGCGAAACTTGACGGGCATACAGCGTATGCTCTCCATAGGATATCAAATCACTTTAGCGGCCGGTAAAAGTAGCTTCACTTATCTTCTTCAGCGGCAACCGAAGCTGTCGGCAGCCGTTTGGCGTGGTGTATTTGCCTTTTTCAATCTTCCACACAAAACAAAATAA
- a CDS encoding glycosyltransferase gives MSTIIIIDWILYISLASCVAYLLFYAIASCFYHLPHFPKALMNRRFAVLFPAYKEDRIIIKSVQRFLEQEYPKELFDIIVISDQMLPETNETLEQLPIRLLKADYTDSSKAKALNLAVDAMEKEAYEIIVIMDADNVTTPYFLTEVNRSFDSGLQAVQARRTGKNLNTDIAILDSVSEEINNSIFRSGHNAIGLSASLSGSGMAFDADWFKQNVRSLKTAGEDKELETLLLKQRIHTGYLQYLPVYDEKTQKADAIKHQRKRWIAAQFDALSSVLPDFPKALLRGNIDYCDKILQWMLPPRLLQLAGVFMITLIVAIISPWDAAIKWYVLSGAQIAAMLLAIPRTLFNKRLLKAVMQLPLLAFAMAGNLFKLKGVNKKFIHTEHGSD, from the coding sequence ATGAGTACGATTATTATCATCGACTGGATCTTATACATCTCACTTGCATCGTGTGTAGCTTATTTGCTTTTCTATGCCATTGCATCGTGTTTCTATCACCTCCCCCATTTCCCTAAAGCATTAATGAACCGTCGTTTTGCCGTACTTTTCCCGGCTTACAAAGAAGACCGGATTATCATAAAGAGCGTACAACGGTTCTTGGAACAGGAGTACCCGAAAGAATTATTTGATATCATCGTCATTTCCGATCAAATGTTACCCGAAACGAATGAAACGCTCGAACAACTGCCTATTCGTTTGCTGAAAGCGGATTATACGGACAGTTCAAAGGCAAAAGCACTCAATCTTGCCGTAGATGCCATGGAGAAAGAAGCTTATGAAATAATCGTCATTATGGATGCTGACAATGTTACCACTCCCTACTTTCTGACAGAAGTGAATCGTTCCTTCGATTCTGGATTACAAGCTGTGCAGGCACGTCGAACCGGTAAAAACCTCAATACCGATATTGCCATTCTCGATTCGGTGAGTGAAGAGATCAATAACAGCATTTTCCGTAGCGGTCACAATGCAATAGGATTGTCCGCCAGCCTTTCCGGTTCCGGGATGGCTTTCGATGCCGACTGGTTCAAGCAAAACGTAAGATCGTTGAAAACGGCAGGAGAAGATAAAGAGCTGGAAACACTGCTCCTGAAGCAACGTATCCACACAGGATACCTACAGTATCTCCCAGTTTACGATGAGAAGACGCAAAAAGCCGATGCCATCAAGCATCAGCGCAAACGTTGGATAGCCGCCCAATTTGATGCCTTGTCTTCCGTATTGCCAGACTTCCCGAAAGCTTTGCTCCGAGGTAACATAGATTATTGTGACAAAATCCTGCAATGGATGCTTCCGCCAAGATTGCTTCAACTTGCCGGAGTGTTCATGATAACACTGATTGTTGCTATCATCAGCCCGTGGGACGCAGCTATAAAGTGGTACGTTTTATCGGGCGCGCAAATTGCAGCCATGCTGCTCGCAATCCCACGCACATTGTTCAACAAACGATTACTCAAAGCTGTCATGCAACTTCCTTTACTGGCATTTGCCATGGCAGGAAATCTATTTAAACTGAAAGGTGTAAACAAAAAATTCATTCATACGGAACATGGAAGCGATTGA
- a CDS encoding glycosyltransferase family 4 protein: MKIAIEAQRIFRPNKHGMDFVALETIRELQKIDHKNEYFIFVSPGPDHCLNESENLHIVELRCPSYPLWEQIALPRAVNRIQPDLLHCTSNTAPIRLSVPLVLTLHDIIFLEKRQSTSSSIYQEMGWHYRRLVVPRILKKSKKIITVSQFECHRIREALNLSKEQLTAVYNGYNPYFRPLQPAPEITRKYIPADDYLFFLGNTDPKKNTPRVLRAYSLYLKESKRKRPLLIADLKEETIDAILKAEKLTDIKPHLSFPGYIPNTDLAALYNGAFAFLYPSLRESFGIPMLEAMACGTPVIAGNTSAMPEIAGDGALLADPLDANDIAHKLLLLEEDLSYYQQLKEYGLQRVKQFSWRKSAEALLIIYQSIAAEEW; encoded by the coding sequence ATGAAAATTGCCATTGAAGCCCAGCGAATCTTTCGTCCGAATAAACACGGGATGGATTTTGTAGCTTTGGAAACGATCCGGGAGCTACAGAAGATAGATCATAAAAACGAATACTTTATCTTCGTCAGTCCCGGACCCGACCATTGCCTGAATGAAAGTGAAAATCTCCATATCGTAGAACTCAGGTGTCCATCCTATCCCCTATGGGAACAAATAGCATTGCCTCGTGCGGTCAACCGTATTCAACCTGACCTTTTACACTGTACCAGCAATACGGCCCCTATCCGCCTGTCCGTTCCATTAGTATTAACTTTGCATGATATCATCTTTTTGGAAAAGCGACAATCAACAAGTTCTTCCATCTATCAGGAGATGGGTTGGCATTACCGCCGGCTGGTCGTTCCACGTATTCTCAAGAAAAGCAAGAAGATCATTACGGTTTCCCAATTCGAATGCCACCGAATCCGGGAAGCATTAAATCTATCGAAAGAGCAATTAACGGCTGTGTACAATGGTTATAATCCTTATTTCCGTCCATTGCAACCGGCACCAGAAATTACACGCAAATATATCCCGGCAGATGACTACCTTTTCTTTCTTGGGAATACCGACCCGAAAAAAAACACACCACGTGTTCTGCGCGCATATAGTTTATACCTGAAAGAATCTAAGCGGAAACGTCCTCTATTGATAGCCGATTTGAAAGAAGAAACTATCGATGCCATCCTGAAAGCCGAAAAGCTAACAGATATCAAGCCCCATCTATCCTTTCCCGGCTACATCCCCAACACTGACCTTGCAGCGCTCTATAACGGTGCTTTTGCCTTTCTTTACCCTTCGCTCCGCGAAAGTTTCGGAATTCCCATGTTGGAAGCGATGGCTTGTGGAACGCCTGTCATTGCCGGCAACACATCCGCCATGCCAGAAATAGCCGGAGATGGCGCACTGTTGGCCGATCCATTGGATGCGAACGATATAGCACATAAATTATTGTTGCTGGAAGAAGACCTTTCTTACTATCAGCAGCTAAAAGAATACGGGTTGCAACGTGTCAAGCAATTCTCTTGGAGAAAAAGTGCGGAGGCGTTATTAATCATCTATCAATCAATAGCAGCCGAAGAATGGTAG